From Amphiura filiformis chromosome 20, Afil_fr2py, whole genome shotgun sequence, a single genomic window includes:
- the LOC140142580 gene encoding uncharacterized protein encodes MCSTDFSLYPTMYFMCLAQNIVKQNFLWQILILGQLLLFYQCQELQPSSISPYCQQHHIDSVSETEQRLRDIVRRPDFCPWSEECNGTCDGKCTGRLRSIKGYCTTDSVSARDACIQGQCLCTDPKLTCFQQKHCPCYTDDIDDVISKEECCIHAIDCIMGSGKNTESKSCFIKPDDPRQVVQCHDLAGICKVLEEYVCDNSCLTSTQIPTTSPTIRSNLTHYTNIDDGTVTPQSRQSNLVYYIVGPILILVVVCVVIVTVHCVRKKRTHIEPEEKVDDIDRYTTVDHPQRTECPPDVRDSNLDNPLYDMQVVGESTLSNSPTSLTRPTDFNDNTRSYENMSQSASVPSSPTSESEKLLPDSKTSTANSSSNKLNVPVFNALQNRQRVQDQELHFATYPKSSTGT; translated from the exons ATGTGCAGCACAGATTTTTCTCTATACCCAACGATGTATTTTATGTGTTTAGCACAAAACATCGTAAAGCAAAACTTTTTGTGGCAGATTTTAATTTTAGGACAGTTATTGCTCTTCTACCAGTGTCAGGAGCTTCAGCCTTCATCAATTTCGCCATACTGTCAACAACACCACATTGATAGTGTAAGTGAGACAGAGCAACGTTTAAGGGACATCGTACGACGTCCAGATTTCTGCCCATG GAGTGAAGAATGCAATGGTACATGTGATGGGAAGTGCACCGGACGGCTGAGATCTATCAAAGGTTATTGCACTACCGATAGTGTCAGTG CACGAGACGCATGTATACAGGGCCAGTGTCTCTGCACAGACCCAAAATTAACATGTTTTCAGCAGAAACATTGTCCTTGTTATACCGACGATATAGATGACGTCATCAGTAAAGAAGAGTGCTGTATTCACGCCATAGATTGCATCATGGGAAGCGGCAAAAACACGGAGTCAAAATCTTGTTTCATCAAGCCTGATGATCCAAGACAAGTTGTACAATGTCATGACCTGGCCGGCATTTGTAAGGTTTTGGAGGAGTACGTATGTGACAATTCTTGTTTAACAAG TACCCAGATACCTACAACATCGCCAACCATAAGAAGCAACTTGACCCATTATACCAATATTG ATGATGGCACGGTAACTCCACAATCCAGACAAAGCAATTTAGTGTATTACATCGTTGGACCAATTCTCATCCTTGTCGTTGTGTGTGTTGTCATCGTTACCGTTCATTGCGTAAGGAAGAAGAGAACCCACATCGAACCAGAGGAAAAAGT GGATGACATTGACCGATACACAACAGTTGACCATCCGCAAAGGACCGAATGTCCTCCAG ATGTACGAGATTCCAACCTTGACAACCCACTGTACGATATGCAAGTCGTTGGCGAATCGACGCTCAGCAACAGCCCGACTAGCCTTACCAGACCGACCGATTTCAATGACAACACGAGATCTTACGAGAATATGTCACAGTCAGCCAGTGTTCCATCATCACCGACTTCGGAAAGTGAAAAACTTCTTCCTGATTCAAAAACGAGTACTGCAAACTCAAGCTCAAATAAACTAAATGTACCGGTGTTTAATGCCCTTCAGAATCGACAAAGGGTACAAGATCAAGAATTACATTTTGCCACGTACCCCAAGTCCTCAACCGGAACGTAA